In Deltaproteobacteria bacterium, a single window of DNA contains:
- a CDS encoding ParA family protein encodes MGKVIAIANQKGGVGKTTTSVNLSAALAEDGCKVLLIDIDPQGNTTSGLGIDKHGLAETIYDVFSNSVPLGTVIVNTALDTLWLAPSNSDLVGSEIELSGRVGRELVLKKELEQLRSRYDYIFLDCPPSLGLLTVNAFVASDSILVPLQCEYYALEGISSLLESVNLARQQLNPELGLVGVVLTMFDSRTNLSRQVEKEVREFFKTEVFDTVIPRNVRLSECPSFGQPIIIYDPLSIGAGAYQSLAREVRERVEGKKPEEKKKTNLKDAMRRLLVNR; translated from the coding sequence ATGGGAAAAGTAATTGCTATAGCAAATCAGAAGGGCGGTGTCGGCAAGACTACAACATCGGTTAACCTATCGGCGGCATTGGCCGAAGATGGATGCAAAGTATTGCTTATCGATATAGATCCTCAGGGAAACACAACTAGTGGCTTAGGAATCGACAAGCATGGGCTTGCCGAGACTATTTACGATGTTTTTTCAAATTCCGTTCCTTTGGGAACTGTTATAGTCAACACGGCGCTGGATACGCTCTGGCTTGCGCCATCAAACTCGGATCTGGTTGGTTCAGAAATAGAGCTCAGCGGCCGAGTGGGGAGGGAGCTCGTATTGAAAAAGGAGCTAGAGCAGCTACGTAGTCGATATGATTACATTTTTCTCGATTGTCCGCCCTCTCTGGGGCTACTTACGGTAAATGCTTTTGTAGCTAGCGACTCGATTTTGGTGCCTTTGCAATGCGAGTACTATGCCTTGGAGGGGATTTCCTCCTTGCTCGAGTCGGTGAACCTAGCTAGGCAGCAGCTAAATCCAGAACTCGGCTTGGTTGGCGTAGTCTTGACGATGTTTGATTCTCGCACCAATCTTTCCCGTCAAGTCGAGAAGGAGGTTAGGGAGTTTTTTAAGACTGAAGTTTTTGACACAGTTATTCCTCGCAACGTGCGCCTTAGCGAGTGCCCCAGCTTTGGCCAGCCCATTATAATTTACGATCCACTTTCTATAGGTGCGGGAGCTTATCAGTCTTTGGCCAGAGAAGTGCGCGAACGCGTAGAGGGCAAAAAACCAGAGGAAAAAAAGAAAACTAATTTAAAGGATGCGATGAGGCGGCTATTGGTAAATCGCTAA